Part of the Labrenzia sp. CE80 genome, GACGATGACCATGCACCCGGCAATGAGATCCTCTTCGGCCAGTCCTTTCCGACCAGCGACGGGCGTGCCAGGATTGTTCCGACAGATCTTGTGTCGCCCGCCGAGCTGCCAGACGCCGATTTCCCGCTCGTCCTGACAACAGGTCGCATGCTGGAGCATTGGCACACTGGGGCAATGACCCGCCGCGCGACGGTGCTGGATGCGATCGAGCCAGAGCCCGTCGTGTCCATGCATCCAAAGGAAATTCGCAAGGCTGGATTGGAAGTCGGACAGCAGGTGAGCGTCGAGACCCGCCGTGGGACGATCACATTGACGCTGCGCGCTGATCGCGATGTTTCGAGTGGAATGCTCTTCATTCCATTCTGTTTCCAGGAAGCCCCAGCGAATTTCCTGACAAATCCGCAGTTGGACCCTTTCGGCAAAATTCCGGAGTTCAAGTACTGTGCTGCGAGGATAGCGCCAGCGATGCGTGAGGCTGCCGAGTAGGGCCTACGCGGCCCACTCTTTGAGAACGTCCGGGTCGGTTTCGTTTTCGCGCCGCCGTTTCAGCTCTGCAGAGCGCTCGTCCTCCGGCGCAAGTTGACGAAACGCCCAAGCCGCGGCGCCTCTGACAATGGGTGCGTCGTCGTCCAACAGGCCTCGCACTTTCGTCAGGAACTCAGGGTCCCTGGAGTTTCCGGCAGCGATCAACACGTTGCGAAGAAACCTGTTTCGTCCAATCCGCTTGATAGGCGATCCGGAAAAGAGCTTTCGAAATGCGGCATCGTCAAGCGTGAGAAGATCGCCGAGCTCGGGCGATTTCAGATCCTCCCGCGCGATCAACTTCGCCTCGCTGGCCGTAAAGGCGAATTTGTTCCAGGGGCAGGCTGCCAGGCAGTCATCACAGCCGTAGATCCGGTTGCCCATCGGTTTTCGAAACTCAGCGGGGATTGGTCCTGCGTGCTCGATCGTCAGATAGGAGATGCAGCGTCGAGCATCAATTTGATAGGGAGCCGGGAAAGCGTCAGTCGGGCAGCTTTCTAGGCAGGCCCGGCATGAACCGCAATGATCGATCTCTCCGCCTGAAGAAGGCAGCTCGAGTGTGGTGAAGATCGATCCCAGAAAGAACCAGGATCCGAGTTCTCGGGACACCAGATTTGTGTGCTTGCCCTGCCAACCAAGGCCAGCCGCTTCTGCAAGGGGTTTTTCCATGACTGGTGCGGTGTCGACAAAGACTTTTACATTGCCGCCTGCGCGAGAGCCAAGGAAATTGGCAAGCTCCTTCAGTCGCCCCTTGATGACATCATGATAATCCCGGTTCCGGGCATAGACCGATATGCCGGCGCTGCGCGGGTCTTCCAGATGAGCAAGCGGGTTATCTTCTGGCCCATAGTTCATCGCCAGCATGATCACTGATCTGACCTC contains:
- the queG gene encoding tRNA epoxyqueuosine(34) reductase QueG, yielding MVRSGQITTEHAATSGREDPGHAGGGDLRGSGLLSNTAAKPGRTEKLIKALEDKASSLGFDGLRITSATSIPQAPERLRQFLDAGHHGSMSWMQETAERRGAPRTLWPEVRSVIMLAMNYGPEDNPLAHLEDPRSAGISVYARNRDYHDVIKGRLKELANFLGSRAGGNVKVFVDTAPVMEKPLAEAAGLGWQGKHTNLVSRELGSWFFLGSIFTTLELPSSGGEIDHCGSCRACLESCPTDAFPAPYQIDARRCISYLTIEHAGPIPAEFRKPMGNRIYGCDDCLAACPWNKFAFTASEAKLIAREDLKSPELGDLLTLDDAAFRKLFSGSPIKRIGRNRFLRNVLIAAGNSRDPEFLTKVRGLLDDDAPIVRGAAAWAFRQLAPEDERSAELKRRRENETDPDVLKEWAA